One genomic window of Quercus lobata isolate SW786 chromosome 9, ValleyOak3.0 Primary Assembly, whole genome shotgun sequence includes the following:
- the LOC115962261 gene encoding esterase-like isoform X1, which yields MESPTILKFKISLSFFCMLLLFASTLNPVFGLKNCNFPAIFNFGDSNSDTGGLSASLLTVTPPYGETYFHKPAGRESDGRLMIDFMAKSLGLPYLSAYLDSLGTNFSHGANFATSASTIRLPTNIIPAGGFSPFYLDIQYSQQFVQFKSRSQMIRKKGGIFATLMPKGDYFSKALYTFDIGQNDLGEGFFGNMTIEEVNASIPDIVNKFSINVKNIYNLGARSFWIHNTGPIGCLPYIFANFPSAQRDSYGCAKSYNDVAQYFNHNLKEAIVQLRKDLPLAAITYVDVYSVKYSLFTKPKEYGFELPLVACCGYGGMYNYSSSVGCGGTITVNGSQIFVGSCEHPSVRVNWDGIHYTEAANKFVFDQISTGAFSDPPIPLKMACHNI from the exons ATGGAGTCACCTACCATTCTCAAGttcaaaatttctctctctttcttttgtatgCTTTTGTTGTTTGCTTCCACACTGAATCCTgtatttggtttgaaaaattgCAACTTTCCAGCAATTTTTAACTTTGGTGACTCAAATTCTGATACCGGTGGATTGTCTGCTTCCCTTTTAACAGTAACACCACCTTATGGGGAGACCTATTTTCACAAACCTGCTGGAAGGGAATCCGATGGCCGGCTCATGATCGATTTCATGG CAAAAAGCCTTGGTCTCCCATATCTGAGTGCTTACCTTGATTCGTTGGGGACCAATTTCTCACACGGTGCAAATTTTGCCACGTCTGCATCCACAATCAGACTACCAACCAATATTATACCTGCTGGTGGATTTAGTCCCTTTTACCTCGATATACAATACTCACAACAATTTGTGCAGTTCAAATCCAGATCACAAATgattaggaaaaagg GAGGAATATTTGCAACTTTAATGCCCAAGGGGgattatttttcaaaagcattATACACATTCGATATCGGCCAGAATGATCTTGGTGAGGGGTTCTTTGGTAACATGACCATAGAGGAAGTCAATGCTTCTATCCCTGATATAGTAAACAAGTTCTCCATTAATGTTAAG aatatatataatttgggagCTAGATCGTTTTGGATCCATAACACGGGACCAATTGGCTGCCTTCCCTATATTTTTGCCAATTTTCCATCAGCTCAAAGAGACAGCTATGGTTGCGCAAAGTCTTATAATGATGTAGCTCAATATTTCAACCACAATTTGAAGGAGGCCATAGTTCAACTCAGGAAGGATCTTCCATTAGCTGCAATCACATATGTGGACGTCTACTCTGTCAAGTACTCTCTATTTACTAAACCAAAGGAATATG GATTTGAGCTTCCTCTCGTTGCTTGTTGTGGATATGGTGGCATGTACAATTATAGCAGTAGTGTTGGTTGTGGAGGAACAATCACAGTCAATGGAAGCCAGATATTTGTTGGTTCATGTGAACACCCCTCAGTTAGAGTAAATTGGGATGGGATTCACTATACAGAGGCTGCTAACAAGTTTGTTTTTGACCAAATTTCAACTGGAGCCTTTTCAGATCCACCAATACCCTTGAAAATGGCTTGTCACAACATTTAG
- the LOC115962261 gene encoding esterase-like isoform X2, whose product MESPTILKFKISLSFFCMLLLFASTLNPVFGLKNCNFPAIFNFGDSNSDTGGLSASLLTVTPPYGETYFHKPAGRESDGRLMIDFMAKSLGLPYLSAYLDSLGTNFSHGANFATSASTIRLPTNIIPAGGFSPFYLDIQYSQQFVQFKSRSQMIRKKGGIFATLMPKGDYFSKALYTFDIGQNDLGEGFFGNMTIEEVNASIPDIVNKFSINVKNIYNLGARSFWIHNTGPIGCLPYIFANFPSAQRDSYGCAKSYNDVAQYFNHNLKEAIVQLRKDLPLAAITYVDVYSVKYSLFTKPKEYAVVLVVEEQSQSMEARYLLVHVNTPQLE is encoded by the exons ATGGAGTCACCTACCATTCTCAAGttcaaaatttctctctctttcttttgtatgCTTTTGTTGTTTGCTTCCACACTGAATCCTgtatttggtttgaaaaattgCAACTTTCCAGCAATTTTTAACTTTGGTGACTCAAATTCTGATACCGGTGGATTGTCTGCTTCCCTTTTAACAGTAACACCACCTTATGGGGAGACCTATTTTCACAAACCTGCTGGAAGGGAATCCGATGGCCGGCTCATGATCGATTTCATGG CAAAAAGCCTTGGTCTCCCATATCTGAGTGCTTACCTTGATTCGTTGGGGACCAATTTCTCACACGGTGCAAATTTTGCCACGTCTGCATCCACAATCAGACTACCAACCAATATTATACCTGCTGGTGGATTTAGTCCCTTTTACCTCGATATACAATACTCACAACAATTTGTGCAGTTCAAATCCAGATCACAAATgattaggaaaaagg GAGGAATATTTGCAACTTTAATGCCCAAGGGGgattatttttcaaaagcattATACACATTCGATATCGGCCAGAATGATCTTGGTGAGGGGTTCTTTGGTAACATGACCATAGAGGAAGTCAATGCTTCTATCCCTGATATAGTAAACAAGTTCTCCATTAATGTTAAG aatatatataatttgggagCTAGATCGTTTTGGATCCATAACACGGGACCAATTGGCTGCCTTCCCTATATTTTTGCCAATTTTCCATCAGCTCAAAGAGACAGCTATGGTTGCGCAAAGTCTTATAATGATGTAGCTCAATATTTCAACCACAATTTGAAGGAGGCCATAGTTCAACTCAGGAAGGATCTTCCATTAGCTGCAATCACATATGTGGACGTCTACTCTGTCAAGTACTCTCTATTTACTAAACCAAAGGAATATG CAGTAGTGTTGGTTGTGGAGGAACAATCACAGTCAATGGAAGCCAGATATTTGTTGGTTCATGTGAACACCCCTCAGTTAGAGTAA
- the LOC115959475 gene encoding uncharacterized protein LOC115959475: MASKTEESCMTVMTVLDKLKEKLSLNVSSSESGQTSHHTPGAVTISNEVINGTSKECIKVLSPLVARSKGRPVSKRKESKTDQVIRKLKTRKRQEGNKTSKKKGKGKQNSQVAQEIEVNASEIGLPTLSTPQEDHEMGTQERRNVQCHQSQGSSDGYMMPHFGSPLFPGNQMQCHLSQGSSGGYMMPYFGTPLFARNQMQGHPNQFWGSGCQVPNTDQLSVYGTQQHHIINFNHLNLLQAQQHGHQFKDQDAGKFS, encoded by the exons ATGGCATCAAAAACTGAAGAAAGTTGTATGACTGTGATGACAGTTTTAGATAAGCTGAAGGAGAAGTTGAGTCTGAATGTGTCAAGTAGTGAAAGTGGTCAAACATCTCATCACACACCGGGTGCAGTGACAATATCTAATGAAGTTATTAATGGGACATCAAAGGAATGTATTAAGGTGCTTAGTCCTTTAGTAGCTCGAAGTAAAGGGCGACCAGTGTCAAAACGAAAGGAATCTAAAACAGACCAAGTGAttaggaaattgaaaacaagaaaGAGACAGGAAGGGAacaaaactagcaaaaaaaaaggaaaaggaaaacag AATTCTCAAGTGGCACAAGAAATTGAAGTCAATGCAAGTGAAATTGGTTTGCCTACTTTAAGTACTCCACAAGAAGATCATGAAATGGGAACACAAGAGAGAAGGAATGTTCAG TGTCATCAGAGTCAAGGTTCTAGTGATGGATATATGATGCCACATTTTGGCTCTCCTTTATTTCCTGGAAACCAAATGCAG TGTCATCTGAGTCAAGGTTCGAGTGGTGGATATATGATGCCATATTTTGGCACTCCTTTATTTGCTAGAAACCAAATGCAG GGTCATCCAAATCAATTTTGGGGAAGTGGATGTCAAGTGCCAAATACTGACCAGCTTAGTGTTTATGGAACACAACAACATCATATAATCAACTTCAATCATTTGAATTTGCTCCAA GCTCAACAGCATGGGCATCAATTTAAGGATCAAGATGCTGGCAAGTTCAGTTAA